Proteins co-encoded in one Setaria viridis chromosome 9, Setaria_viridis_v4.0, whole genome shotgun sequence genomic window:
- the LOC117836289 gene encoding protein RAFTIN 1A, producing the protein MARVPMLTALLVLFAVGQQSHAFYYTYYTPPVSSVAARATEELVDTKMAVFFREEALRVRQSLPFRFPAAVTAPLGFLPRHVADAIPFSSSALPGVLAQFNVTEGSAQAAKMEETLGMCEDPGLEWEAKFCATSLEALVEGAQGVLGTRSITEMISRVPRAGSPLQPYTIRAVRPVQGSSFVGCHQKEYPYTVYMCHSTGPARAYKVEMEGAGGDKVTLFSVCHTDTSEWDKDHVAFRFLGTKPGGPPVCHVLPYGHILWAKKYAGLLSA; encoded by the exons ATGGCGCGCGTACCGATGCTCACTGCTCTCCTCGTCCTGTTCGCG GTTGGACAGCAGAGCCATGCTTTCTACTACACCTACTACACCCCTCCAGTTTCCTCCGTCGCTGCACGCGCCACCGAGGAGCTCGTCGACACCAAGATGGCCGTCTTCTTCCGCGAGGAGGCCCTGCGCGTCCGCCAGAGCCTGCCCTTCCGGTTCCCCGCGGCGGTGACCGCCCCGCTCGGCTTCCTCCCCCGCCACGTCGCCGACGCcatccccttctcctcctccgccctcccGGGCGTCCTCGCCCAGTTCAACGTCACCGAGGGCTCCGCCCAGGCGGCCAAGATGGAGGAGACCCTGGGCATGTGCGAGGACCCGGGCCTCGAGTGGGAGGCCAAGTTCTGCGCCACCTCACTGGAGGCCCTGGTCGAGGGTGCCCAGGGGGTGCTCGGCACCAGGAGCATCACCGAGATGATCTCCAGGGTGCCCCGCGCCGGGTCGCCGCTGCAGCCGTACACCATCCGTGCCGTGCGACCCGTCCAGGGCTCCAGCTTCGTGGGGTGCCACCAGAAGGAGTACCCGTACACCGTGTACATGTGCCACAGCACCGGCCCGGCCCGGGCGTACAAGGTGGAGATGGAGGGCGCCGGTGGTGACAAGGTCACCTTGTTCTCCGTCTGCCACACCGACACGTCGGAGTGGGACAAGGATCACGTCGCCTTCAGGTTCCTCGGCACCAAGCCCGGCGGCCCGCCGGTGTGCCACGTCCTGCCGTACGGGCACATCTTGTGGGCCAAGAAATATGCTGGCCTCTTGTCGGCATAA